One part of the Halopenitus persicus genome encodes these proteins:
- a CDS encoding CDP-alcohol phosphatidyltransferase family protein yields MSGERLTRVDPLAASLLTAVGGVVGWLAVVGVLASGGYPFPFLTAVAGLLALQAAVLAAIYRPAAVADGRPSFTLPTVLTIVRGGAIAVLAGFLRATPEGVVVWVPALLYAAAASLDAVDGFLARSTGTVTDVGARLDTEMDALGLLVGAAVAISVGMAPAIYLLVGLARYAFVAGIELRRWRGDPVSRLPESRLRRLNAAGQMAVLIVVLAPWPGTAASRPIATVAMVPFLLVFGRDWLLATGRREGPVR; encoded by the coding sequence GTGAGTGGGGAACGTCTCACTCGCGTCGATCCGCTCGCCGCGAGCCTCCTCACGGCGGTCGGGGGCGTCGTGGGCTGGCTCGCCGTTGTCGGCGTCCTGGCGTCGGGAGGCTATCCGTTTCCGTTCCTCACGGCAGTAGCCGGTCTGCTCGCGCTGCAAGCCGCGGTGCTTGCGGCCATCTATCGCCCCGCTGCCGTGGCTGACGGGCGCCCCTCGTTTACGCTGCCGACGGTACTCACGATCGTTCGAGGCGGCGCGATCGCCGTCCTCGCCGGGTTTCTCCGTGCGACCCCGGAGGGCGTCGTCGTCTGGGTGCCCGCCCTCCTCTATGCCGCCGCTGCCAGTCTCGACGCGGTCGACGGCTTCCTCGCCCGATCGACCGGGACGGTCACCGACGTGGGCGCGCGGCTCGACACGGAGATGGACGCGCTGGGTCTGCTCGTCGGCGCCGCCGTGGCGATCTCGGTCGGGATGGCACCCGCGATCTACCTGCTCGTCGGCCTGGCGCGCTACGCGTTCGTCGCCGGAATCGAGCTCCGACGGTGGCGCGGTGACCCCGTCAGCAGGTTGCCCGAGAGCCGCCTGCGGCGGCTCAACGCCGCGGGACAGATGGCCGTGCTGATCGTCGTGCTTGCTCCCTGGCCGGGGACGGCCGCGTCGCGTCCGATCGCGACCGTCGCCATGGTGCCGTTTCTGCTCGTCTTCGGTCGGGACTGGTTGCTTGCCACCGGTCGCCGCGAGGGGCCGGTTCGGTGA
- a CDS encoding zinc-dependent alcohol dehydrogenase produces MSARTVRFTGDEAVEVAHEPVPEVTPQTVLVETTYSGISAGTEGLVYRGDVPRPLQSAGTVQLLEEDFTYPVAYGYATVGRVVAVGEAIDDDWLDERVFAYAPHSSHVRASPAELVRIPDSIPSERAPLLANVETAVTLVLDANPAIGERVAVFGQGIVGLLVTGLLAESPLEDLVAVEPLAERRERARRMGASHAVPPDAGDPGRAIREAIGERVDGCLEVSGNPDALENAITATRYDGRVIVGSWYGTKPVDLPLGGRFHRSRIDVESSQVSTIAPRHRGRWSRERRHEVAWDWLESLPVGDLITHRIPVEEADRAYELLAEHPRDVGQMLLTYE; encoded by the coding sequence ATGAGTGCCCGCACCGTCCGTTTCACCGGCGACGAGGCGGTCGAGGTCGCACACGAACCCGTTCCCGAAGTGACGCCGCAGACGGTCCTGGTCGAGACGACCTACTCGGGCATTAGCGCCGGGACGGAGGGGCTGGTCTACCGGGGGGACGTCCCCAGGCCGCTGCAGTCGGCGGGAACGGTCCAACTGCTGGAGGAGGACTTCACGTATCCCGTCGCCTACGGCTACGCGACGGTCGGACGCGTCGTCGCCGTGGGCGAGGCGATCGATGACGACTGGCTCGACGAGCGCGTGTTCGCCTACGCGCCACACAGCAGCCACGTCCGCGCGTCGCCGGCGGAACTCGTTCGGATCCCCGACTCGATACCGTCCGAGCGGGCGCCGCTGTTGGCCAACGTCGAGACCGCCGTGACGCTCGTCCTCGACGCGAACCCGGCGATCGGCGAGCGCGTTGCGGTCTTCGGACAGGGGATCGTCGGCCTGCTCGTGACGGGGCTGCTCGCCGAATCCCCCCTGGAAGATCTCGTGGCGGTCGAGCCGCTGGCCGAGCGCCGGGAGCGAGCCCGCCGTATGGGTGCATCGCACGCCGTACCGCCGGACGCGGGCGACCCCGGGCGGGCGATCCGGGAGGCGATCGGCGAGCGCGTCGATGGCTGCCTCGAGGTGTCGGGCAACCCGGACGCGCTGGAGAACGCGATCACCGCGACGCGATACGACGGTCGCGTGATCGTCGGATCGTGGTACGGCACGAAGCCCGTCGACCTTCCGCTTGGCGGTCGGTTCCATCGCAGCCGGATCGACGTCGAAAGCAGTCAGGTCAGCACCATCGCACCGCGCCATCGTGGCCGGTGGTCCCGCGAGCGGCGCCACGAGGTGGCCTGGGACTGGCTCGAATCGCTCCCGGTCGGGGACCTGATCACCCACCGAATTCCGGTCGAGGAGGCCGACCGTGCCTACGAGTTGCTCGCCGAGCACCCGCGGGACGTCGGACAGATGCTGCTCACCTACGAGTAG
- a CDS encoding 6-pyruvoyl trahydropterin synthase family protein gives MYSLSVSRSFVAQHHLTVPDPGPEGEVHSHHFTVEATFEGPTLDEYGYLLDIEAVEAAMDDTIARFRDELLNELPTFEGANPSAEHLARNVGDELLARVDASNATGLTVAVREDDVATAAHTRDL, from the coding sequence ATGTACAGCCTCTCGGTATCGCGGTCGTTCGTGGCCCAACACCACCTCACGGTGCCCGACCCCGGCCCGGAGGGGGAGGTCCATTCCCACCATTTCACCGTCGAGGCGACCTTCGAAGGGCCGACGCTCGACGAGTACGGCTACCTCCTCGACATCGAGGCGGTCGAGGCGGCCATGGACGACACGATCGCCCGCTTCCGCGACGAACTGTTGAACGAACTGCCGACCTTCGAGGGGGCGAACCCGAGCGCCGAGCACCTGGCTCGGAACGTCGGGGACGAGCTGCTGGCGCGGGTCGACGCGAGCAACGCGACCGGACTCACGGTCGCCGTGCGGGAGGACGACGTGGCGACCGCCGCGCACACGCGGGATCTATGA
- a CDS encoding glycosyltransferase family 4 protein, with amino-acid sequence MHVGLVVYDGLDERSGGYRYDRQLVSHLRDRGDDVEVIALPRKGTLGTARAAFSPSVRRALDRPFDVLLQDALCEDVLWRHNRRLTEPDSVVAIVHLLRSAEGQTGLRSPWRWLERRYLGTVDGMVCPSAATRTATEALASRPAVVAYPAGRHEGRATDRATVRSRASETPFTVAFVGNVVPRKGAVTLLEALTDLAGDWRATIVGDLGADPEHARAVRRAVDRHDASSRIELLGAVSDDRLAAVLEEAHVLAVPSRRESFGIVYLEAMEHGTVPVATTVGGPPEFVVDGYNGRLVPPDDPAALRTALQGLVADRETLASLGAGALETAGAHYTWADSMARVRRFLRSRIVADVTAPPAVTVPAERVSGATTARSVAATARSVADGRSIGSGQRDDGGTRR; translated from the coding sequence ATGCACGTCGGACTGGTGGTCTACGACGGTCTCGACGAACGGTCCGGCGGCTACCGATACGACCGTCAGCTGGTCTCGCATCTGCGCGATCGGGGCGACGACGTCGAGGTGATCGCCCTCCCTCGAAAGGGGACGCTCGGAACGGCCCGGGCCGCGTTCTCGCCGTCGGTCCGGCGCGCACTCGACCGACCGTTCGACGTCCTCCTTCAGGACGCGCTCTGCGAGGACGTCCTCTGGCGCCACAACCGGCGGCTAACCGAGCCCGATTCGGTCGTCGCGATCGTCCACCTGCTGCGGTCGGCCGAGGGGCAGACGGGCCTTCGCTCGCCGTGGCGGTGGCTCGAGCGGCGCTACCTGGGGACGGTGGACGGGATGGTTTGCCCCAGCGCCGCCACGCGGACCGCGACGGAGGCCCTTGCTTCCAGACCCGCCGTCGTCGCCTATCCGGCCGGCAGACACGAGGGACGGGCGACCGACCGCGCGACCGTCAGGTCGCGAGCATCCGAGACGCCGTTCACCGTGGCGTTCGTGGGAAACGTCGTTCCCCGGAAGGGTGCGGTGACCCTGCTGGAGGCGCTGACGGACCTCGCCGGCGACTGGCGGGCCACGATCGTCGGGGATCTCGGGGCGGACCCGGAGCACGCACGGGCCGTTCGACGGGCAGTCGACCGCCACGACGCGTCGTCCCGGATCGAGCTCCTGGGTGCGGTTTCGGACGACCGGCTGGCGGCGGTGCTCGAGGAGGCGCACGTCCTCGCGGTCCCCTCCCGACGGGAGTCGTTCGGCATCGTCTACCTGGAGGCGATGGAGCACGGCACGGTTCCCGTCGCGACGACCGTCGGCGGGCCGCCGGAGTTCGTGGTCGACGGGTATAACGGCAGGCTCGTTCCGCCCGACGATCCGGCGGCGCTTCGAACGGCGCTCCAGGGGTTGGTGGCGGATCGTGAAACGCTCGCGTCGCTGGGTGCGGGAGCCCTCGAGACGGCCGGGGCCCACTACACCTGGGCGGATTCCATGGCGCGGGTACGACGGTTCCTCCGGTCCCGAATCGTGGCTGACGTGACGGCACCACCCGCGGTGACGGTGCCGGCCGAGCGGGTGTCCGGGGCGACGACCGCGCGGTCCGTAGCGGCGACCGCGCGGTCCGTAGCCGACGGCCGATCGATCGGGTCGGGACAGCGGGACGACGGGGGAACGCGGCGATGA
- a CDS encoding class I SAM-dependent methyltransferase → MSDPDYLTAKRTVDDRALNDRVFDAFVAALSDEAALSDEAADGSVSVLDVGAGTGTMVVRLAERGILPSHVTYRLVDRDPVHVDAARTHVPERLAAAGYRLEEDDEVIVATRGGNRLEVRFETADAFAIDASADVCIATAVLDLLNPSPALAGLASHLEPGGVLYAPLVFDGGTGFAPVHDDDPAIERAYHRHMAEVRDGGGPRVGRRLLEAVPDLDGEVVAVGGSTQVIRPRNGSYPVREDVVLSRLLETVAAAVREVPDAAVTPETVDEWLAVRRDQLDRSTLSFVAHNLDVLVRW, encoded by the coding sequence ATGAGTGATCCCGACTATCTCACCGCGAAACGCACGGTTGACGACCGTGCGCTCAACGATCGTGTCTTCGATGCGTTCGTGGCCGCGCTGTCCGACGAGGCCGCGCTGTCCGACGAGGCCGCGGACGGTTCCGTGTCGGTTCTCGACGTCGGCGCGGGAACCGGAACGATGGTCGTCCGCCTCGCCGAGCGCGGGATCCTCCCGTCGCACGTCACCTATCGGCTGGTCGATCGCGACCCGGTCCACGTCGACGCCGCACGCACGCACGTGCCGGAGCGGCTCGCCGCGGCTGGCTACCGCCTCGAGGAGGACGATGAGGTGATCGTCGCGACGCGGGGCGGCAACCGTCTCGAGGTCCGGTTCGAGACCGCCGACGCGTTCGCGATCGACGCGAGTGCGGACGTCTGTATCGCGACGGCCGTGCTCGACCTGTTGAACCCGTCGCCGGCGCTCGCCGGACTGGCCAGCCACCTCGAGCCCGGGGGCGTCCTGTACGCGCCGCTCGTCTTCGACGGCGGGACCGGATTCGCCCCGGTCCACGACGACGACCCGGCGATCGAGCGGGCGTACCATCGGCACATGGCCGAGGTCCGTGACGGGGGCGGCCCACGCGTCGGACGGCGGCTCCTCGAGGCCGTTCCCGACCTCGACGGCGAGGTGGTCGCCGTCGGCGGATCGACGCAGGTGATCCGTCCGCGGAACGGCTCCTATCCTGTTCGAGAGGACGTCGTGTTGTCCCGGCTGTTGGAGACCGTCGCTGCGGCCGTCCGGGAGGTTCCGGACGCGGCCGTCACCCCGGAGACGGTCGACGAGTGGCTGGCGGTCAGGCGGGACCAGCTGGACCGGTCGACGCTCTCGTTCGTGGCGCACAACCTCGACGTGTTGGTCCGGTGGTGA
- a CDS encoding DUF7858 family protein: MTLSEIATGIEVTAEQHDRGAAVVDDTDVDLAERARPHAASLPCTPAAIATLVEAYTAGASVGDAAREAAVAPMTAAKALHRCGVAGVCPLAPTRREVVRDWLAGRIARDEAVALAGGDEAAVALTVYIETHDPIPEIADAVTSATTMDLGADTLGGSIETPDELR, translated from the coding sequence GTGACGCTATCGGAGATCGCGACCGGGATCGAGGTGACGGCCGAACAGCACGACCGGGGCGCCGCGGTCGTCGACGACACGGACGTCGACCTCGCGGAGCGAGCGCGACCACACGCCGCATCGCTGCCGTGTACCCCGGCCGCGATCGCGACGCTGGTCGAGGCGTACACGGCGGGCGCGAGCGTCGGCGACGCCGCACGCGAGGCCGCCGTGGCGCCGATGACGGCCGCCAAGGCGCTCCACCGGTGTGGCGTCGCCGGCGTCTGCCCGCTGGCGCCCACGCGCCGCGAGGTCGTCCGGGACTGGCTCGCGGGCCGGATCGCGAGGGACGAGGCGGTCGCGCTCGCGGGCGGGGACGAGGCCGCGGTGGCGCTCACCGTCTACATCGAGACCCACGATCCGATCCCGGAGATCGCCGACGCGGTCACGAGCGCGACGACGATGGATCTCGGCGCCGACACGCTCGGCGGCTCGATCGAAACGCCCGACGAGCTGCGGTAG